The window GGCGCTGTTGGCCGGGGTCGACGAGGTGCTGGCGCGGGCGCCGTTGCGTCACCTGATCACGCCCGGAGGCTTTCGCATGTCGGTGGCGATGAGCAACTGCGGCCGGCTGGGCTGGGTCTCCGACCGCAGCGGGTATCGCTACGACGCGAACGATCCCGACAGCGGCCGGCCCTGGCCCGCGATGCCTGCCGTCTTCCTGGAACTGGCCGGGGCCGCTGCGCGCCGGAGCGGCTTCGAGGGTTTCGCACCGGACGCCTGCCTGATCAATCGCTATGAGCCGGGCACGCGGCTCTCGCTGCACCAAGACCGCGACGAGGGCAACTACGATTGGCCGATCGTCTCGGTCTCGCTGGGCCTTCCGGCGGTGTTCCTGTTCGGTGGACCGAAGCGCTCCGACAAGGCGCAGCGTGTGCCGCTCGCGCACGGCGACGTGGTGGTGTGGGGCGGGCCTTCTCGGCTGCATTACCACGGTGTGCTGCCGGTGAAGGAGGGCGTGCATCCCTCGACGGGTGCCTGCCGCATCAACTTGACTTTTCGTCGAGCGAGTTGATCTGCTCACGGCATGGCGAGCATGAGCCCTCGGAGATGAATTGACTCGCGGTGCGCCCACAAGGGCAATCGAATGCGAGAAGCAAGCAGGTCAGGCGGGCGGCTGGATGTCGTACGAGATGCGACCCGCTGGCAAGTAGAACAGTGCGATCACGGCGCCGCCCTTGGCTTCGGGATAGTGATGGCTCCCCGGCGGCGGCGCGGTCCAGCCGCCGTAGCACCACCCGTTGGGACCGGCGAGCGCCGCCCCATCGTTGAGCGGCACCACCATGTTGAACTCGCCGTAGGGGTGCGCGTGATAGTCGCCGCGGAAGCTGCCCTCCGCGTTGCCCTGGTCGTTGCCGGTGCTGTCCATGTAGACGGCCGTGATGCTGAAGCCCAACGTTTCCGGCGTGGCCACGCTGATGCGGCTGCGGCGGTAGCGTTTCCCCTGGATCTCGACGTTGGCAGCCCAGCCGTCGCGCACGCCGGCCTTTACCAGCGCCGCGAGCCGCTCGTAGAGCGGGCTACCTGGGCCGTGCGTGGCGTTCAGCCATTGTTCCACCTCGCTGCCTGCGGTCATGTTCTTGATCTCATCGAGAAAAGGCAGGCTGGTCGCGATGAGTTCTTCCTGGTCGGTCATGGCGTGTTTTTCCTTTCGTTGTTACTCGTCGGCCTTGAAACCCGATGCCGCGACGATCGGCTTCCACCGCTCACGCTCGGCGGCCATGGCTTGCGTGTACTGGGCCGGTCCGACGTAGGCAGCTTCCAGGCCGATCTGTTCCAGTCCGCCGAGCAGCGCCTTGTCCCCCGCAGCGGTCCGGGTCGCGGCCGCCAGCGCGGCGATGACATCGTCCGGCGTGGCGGCCGGCGCGAACAGGCCGTAGCTTTCAACGCCCACGACAGGCGCGAAGCCTTGTTCGGCGAAAGTGGGAACGTCCTTGAGAAAACGGGAGCGCCGCTCGCTGCTCACCGCCAGCAGCCGCAACTTGCCGCTGCCCAGGTACTGCAGGAAGTCGCCGACGAAGCCGAAGTAGGCAGGCACCTGTCCGCCCAGCAAGTCCTGCAGGGCCGGTGCGGAGCCGCGATAGGGCACATGGGCCAACGGAACGCCCGCGGCCTCGGAGAAGCGGAAGCCGAGGAACTGGGCCAGCGATCCGGCGGCGGGCGAGGCGTAGCTCCGGCTGGCCTCGTTCGCCTTCAGCCACCGGACATAGCCGGCCAGCGTGCGCACGTCGGCGGGGACCGCCGTGCTGATCGCCAGCACGCAGGTGGAAGAAGCCAGCGCCGCAACCGGGCGAAGGTCGCGCACCGGGTCGTACGACAGGCGCGTATAGACATGCGGGTAGATCGTCATCGCGGACGTCTGGGTGCACAGCACGACACTGCCGTCCGCGCGCTCCCGTTTCATCTGGGCCGTGGCGATGCGGCCTGCGGCTCCGGGGCGGTTGTCGACCAAGTAGGCCCGGTTCTGGGCCCGCCATGCCTCGGCCAGCCGTCGCGCGGTCTGGTCCATGGTGCCACCGGGCGGATACCCGACGACGATTCGGCCTGGCCCGTCGGGCTGCGCCCAGGCCGGAATCGCGAGCAGGGAAGGGACCGGCACGAGGCTGGCTACATACTTGGCGAACTGTCGCCGTGAGAGTTCGGTCATCGCGGGCTCCATCCGTTTCGGTGAGGCTTGAACATTGCCAGCGCAGCGCCGACGCAGGAAGCGACGAATCTGCAACCGCCACATGCACGAGGTGCAACATGACCACGAGAGCGCCGGCCGCGCTGAACGCGAGACGCATCGACCTGAACCTGCTGCGCGTTTTCGACGCCGTACGAGGACCGCAACCTGCTGCGCGCGGGCAAGCGGCTGCATCTGAGCCAGTCGGCGATCAGCCACGCGCTCGCACGCCTGCGCGAGGCGCTGCAGGACGAGCTCTTCGTGCGGACCCCCAAGGGCATGGAGCCGACTGCGCGCGCGCTGGCCATGGCACCTGCCTTGCGCGAGGCCTTGCGCAGCATTCACGACACGCTCGGCGTTCAGCCTTTCGATCCCGCGAGCACTGCGCGCAGTTTTGTCATTGCGGCCAATGACTACGTGAGCTCGGTGCTGCTGACGCAGCTGACCGCCTGCATGGGCGAGGGGGCACCGGCGATCGATCTGGTGGTGCGTCCTTCGACGCGGCTCGATCTGGCGGAGCAGATCGACGTTGGCCGCATCGACATTGCGCTCGGCGTCTTCGCCGAAGTTCCGGGCCGATTCCAGAGCGCACGCCTGTGGCTGCAGGAAGACGTGCTCGTCTTCCGGCGTGGACATGCGCTCGCGCGGCGGAAACCGCGCATCGCCGATCTCGCGGCCTTCCCGCTGCTGACCGTGTCGCTGGGCGGTCAGGAGGAGGGCGCGGTCAGCGGCTTCATTGCGGAGCGCGGCCTGGCGCGCCAGTCGGAGATGTTCGATCGCGCAGCGCTGGAGGACGCACTGGCGTCGGCCGGCTTGCGCCCGCGCTACCGGATTACCGTGCCGCACTCGCTTGCGGTGCCCGATCTGCTCGCCGGCAGCGACATGGTGTCGATCGTTCCGGCGCCGCTGGCGCAGGCCTTTGTCGCGCGTCGCGAACTGCTGGCCAGGGCGCTGCCCTATGCGTCCCAGCACGCCACCATGCGCGCCGTCTGGCACCGGCGTCACGAGCACGATCCGGCGCATGTCTGGCTCAGGGAGCAGCTCGCCCGGCTCGCCCTGTCGTTTCATGCATGAGCATCTTTCGCAATGTTCAGTGGATGCCGGCGCGGCGCTCGTGCACCATGGTGCCATGACGAAATCTGATCCCGTGGTGGCCGAGAACGGCGACGTCGCCGGCATCGTGGATTCGGTGATCCGGTCGCGAAGAGCCGTGCGCGCCTTCAGGCAGACACCTGTTGGGCGCGCCGTGGTGGCGGACATCCTCAGCGTCGCGCGCTGCGCGCCGAGCAACTCCAACTCACAGCCCTGGAGGGTGCATGTGCTGGAGGGCGAGCCCAAGCGGCGCCTGAGCGAAGCGCTCATCGAGGCACACGAGCGCAACGAGCTGCCGCCGTCGGCGCATTTCCCCGCCGATCTGCCGGCGGAGTGCGCGGCGCGGCAGGCCGATTTCGGCGCCCGCTACTACGCCGCGCTGGGAATCGATCGCGCGGACCTGCCGGCACGCTATCGGCAGTCCGGGCGCAACCTTTGTTTCTTCGATGCGCCTGTGGGGCTGATCTTCACCATCGACAGCAGGCTGACCCGCCACAGCTGGGCCGACTACGGGATGTTTCTGCAGAACATCATGATCGCCGCGAGGGCGCGGGGGCTCGATACCTGCCCGCAGGTCTCCTTTGTGCGCTACGAGCCGGTCATCTCGCAGTTCCTCGGGCTGCCGGCCACGCAGGCGCTGGTGTGCGGAATGTCCCTTGGCTATGCGGACGTGGAGGCGGAGGTTAACGACCTCGGAATGCCCAGGGAAGCGGTCGACGACTTCACGGTGTTCTGGCGCTAGGGGGCCACTCAGGCCGCGAAGACGGCTCCCAGCGATCCGGCGTGGTCGCGACCAGGCTCTTGAGGTCGGTCCAGGGCCTGGCGCCCGGCACCGTGGAGGCGCCCGTCACCGCCGCCTGCGCGAAGGCAATCATGCGCTGCTGCAGGTAACGCTGGTCCTCCGGGTCCCAGGTCTCGATCGAATGCGGGCCGCGCGCCACCACGATCTCCTTGAGGCCACGGATGCGGTCGTAGGCAGCGATGGTGCCCTCCAGGCTCTCGGCGCGGTCCCACAGGCCCTTGCCGAAGAACGCGGCCGGCCAGTGCACCATGCCCGCGAGCGTGGCCGAGTTGGGATAGAAGGCGATGTGATGCTCGGCCGCCATGCCGCCGAGGAACAGGTTGCGGTCCTTCAGGTCGGGCGCGGCCGGCACGTAGCCCGCGCCGCTCGCGAAGGAGGCGAGCAGGATCGCGCCCTTGATGTTCGTGTAGCCCTTGGGCGGCGTGCAGGTCACGGCCGGCATGTCGTAGCTGCAGGACTCGACGAAGTTCTTCGTCATTGCCCAGGCGGCGGACATGGAGCCGCGGGAGTAGCCGCCGAGCAGGATCGGGATCTGCCTGGCCTTCATGCCGGCCAGTAGCCGGCCGCCTGCTGCGCTGCCTTCGATCAACTGGCCTGAGGGCGTGAGCATGCGCAGGCCCAGGCCGCTTTCCAACTGCTCGAGCACGCGGAACACGTCCTCGCCCTGTTCCAGCGTGTGGGTGTCGCTGAAGCCGCCGGATATGCCCTCGCCTCGGCGGTCATAGGCCAGCACGTCGAAGCCGGCGGCGTTCAGCGCCTGCAGGTTCTCGCGCCACCAGCGCTGGCCCATCGTCTCCGTGGTGGCGTTGGGGAAGGTGATGGCGATGGTCCGGCCGGTGGCGGCATCAATGCGGTAGGCGCGCTCGTCCGGGTGCTGGATGGCCGTCATCTGCCCGCCGCCGCCGTTGGCCATGATCGCCAGCGCGCGCAGGCGGCCGCCCCGGCCGTCGTCCACGCCCGCGCCTTCGATGTACCAGCCGCGAAGCTTGATGGGGTCCTGCATCTCCAGGGCGATTCGTTCGAAGGTGTCGCGCGGCGCGCTGAACTCGACGGTGTAGGTGCGCGGCTCGGCCTGCGCGATCGATTCGCGGTAGGGCGCCTTCGCGAAGAAGGCGGGACGCCGGATCTGGCGCAGGTCGACGTCGCCCTCGGGGTCGATCCGCCCGGATGGATCGACCACGCCCGTGGAGCGCGTGGCGCGCTCCTTGTTGGGCGGCAGCCAGCGCTGCATCTGGGCATCGATGCGCCGAAAGCAGGCGGCGTCGGCCTTGCAGGAATGCCAGCGCGCCTTGAGCCTGGCGTCGGTGAATTCATCGACGTAGTAGTCGCGGCCCTCGTAGTTCGGCGGTGGGCGGTTTGCGCTCGGGAGCAGGGGGACGCAGACGGTCTTGCCGTTCCCGCTCGGCAACAGGTAGCCCGGCAGCATCGCGTTGCGGTCGGTGCCCACGTGCGCCTGGCAGTCGGTGCGTGGCGGTTCGGCGCGGGACG is drawn from Variovorax sp. PBS-H4 and contains these coding sequences:
- the alkB gene encoding DNA oxidative demethylase AlkB, translated to MTPDLFGDLDAPPLPATQPLAPGAVLLRGFARPDERALLAGVDEVLARAPLRHLITPGGFRMSVAMSNCGRLGWVSDRSGYRYDANDPDSGRPWPAMPAVFLELAGAAARRSGFEGFAPDACLINRYEPGTRLSLHQDRDEGNYDWPIVSVSLGLPAVFLFGGPKRSDKAQRVPLAHGDVVVWGGPSRLHYHGVLPVKEGVHPSTGACRINLTFRRAS
- a CDS encoding 4-hydroxylaminobenzoate lyase — its product is MTDQEELIATSLPFLDEIKNMTAGSEVEQWLNATHGPGSPLYERLAALVKAGVRDGWAANVEIQGKRYRRSRISVATPETLGFSITAVYMDSTGNDQGNAEGSFRGDYHAHPYGEFNMVVPLNDGAALAGPNGWCYGGWTAPPPGSHHYPEAKGGAVIALFYLPAGRISYDIQPPA
- a CDS encoding tripartite tricarboxylate transporter substrate-binding protein, with protein sequence MTELSRRQFAKYVASLVPVPSLLAIPAWAQPDGPGRIVVGYPPGGTMDQTARRLAEAWRAQNRAYLVDNRPGAAGRIATAQMKRERADGSVVLCTQTSAMTIYPHVYTRLSYDPVRDLRPVAALASSTCVLAISTAVPADVRTLAGYVRWLKANEASRSYASPAAGSLAQFLGFRFSEAAGVPLAHVPYRGSAPALQDLLGGQVPAYFGFVGDFLQYLGSGKLRLLAVSSERRSRFLKDVPTFAEQGFAPVVGVESYGLFAPAATPDDVIAALAAATRTAAGDKALLGGLEQIGLEAAYVGPAQYTQAMAAERERWKPIVAASGFKADE
- a CDS encoding LysR substrate-binding domain-containing protein, producing MRTPKGMEPTARALAMAPALREALRSIHDTLGVQPFDPASTARSFVIAANDYVSSVLLTQLTACMGEGAPAIDLVVRPSTRLDLAEQIDVGRIDIALGVFAEVPGRFQSARLWLQEDVLVFRRGHALARRKPRIADLAAFPLLTVSLGGQEEGAVSGFIAERGLARQSEMFDRAALEDALASAGLRPRYRITVPHSLAVPDLLAGSDMVSIVPAPLAQAFVARRELLARALPYASQHATMRAVWHRRHEHDPAHVWLREQLARLALSFHA
- a CDS encoding nitroreductase — translated: MTKSDPVVAENGDVAGIVDSVIRSRRAVRAFRQTPVGRAVVADILSVARCAPSNSNSQPWRVHVLEGEPKRRLSEALIEAHERNELPPSAHFPADLPAECAARQADFGARYYAALGIDRADLPARYRQSGRNLCFFDAPVGLIFTIDSRLTRHSWADYGMFLQNIMIAARARGLDTCPQVSFVRYEPVISQFLGLPATQALVCGMSLGYADVEAEVNDLGMPREAVDDFTVFWR
- a CDS encoding alpha/beta fold hydrolase, with protein sequence MHRPPAEQLRRSAALALLVVAGCALPGSDGASSRAEPPRTDCQAHVGTDRNAMLPGYLLPSGNGKTVCVPLLPSANRPPPNYEGRDYYVDEFTDARLKARWHSCKADAACFRRIDAQMQRWLPPNKERATRSTGVVDPSGRIDPEGDVDLRQIRRPAFFAKAPYRESIAQAEPRTYTVEFSAPRDTFERIALEMQDPIKLRGWYIEGAGVDDGRGGRLRALAIMANGGGGQMTAIQHPDERAYRIDAATGRTIAITFPNATTETMGQRWWRENLQALNAAGFDVLAYDRRGEGISGGFSDTHTLEQGEDVFRVLEQLESGLGLRMLTPSGQLIEGSAAGGRLLAGMKARQIPILLGGYSRGSMSAAWAMTKNFVESCSYDMPAVTCTPPKGYTNIKGAILLASFASGAGYVPAAPDLKDRNLFLGGMAAEHHIAFYPNSATLAGMVHWPAAFFGKGLWDRAESLEGTIAAYDRIRGLKEIVVARGPHSIETWDPEDQRYLQQRMIAFAQAAVTGASTVPGARPWTDLKSLVATTPDRWEPSSRPEWPPSARTP